A genomic stretch from Erwinia sp. E_sp_B01_1 includes:
- the tssM gene encoding type VI secretion system membrane subunit TssM codes for MPSRLFSVVFNRLLWGFLGISALSALIWMLGPRLTLNGIHLLEPDLNRQVAIGLCFFLWIVFQLIPQLYRAWFNTRLLTNLQTASVDHADQAMTGELLDNRFSEAAMMLKKIQFTGREQKKRRAKSWLQRFNSHYLYQLPWYMIVGAPGAGKTTALVNSGLEFPLGDSHGKTALRGVGGTRHCDWWFTNEAVLLDTAGRYSLQESQRARDASEWQTFITLLKRYRTRQPINGVIMTISVADLLSDSAEARIRQATSLRQRMAELHQQTGIHFPVYVMVTKTDLLKGFMSYFGALDKSQRDRMWGFSFPWENHRHSELTVNALFERQFHELSQRLQEDLAGNMAKENDLTRRADCFLFPQEFASLRPLLAEYLEIVFSPEKGEMPWPVRGLFFTSGAQEGLPFDRIMGELTRKLQLPQVSGHSIASWDSVNRQAPIPANKGQSYFIRSLMSEMIFAESGLAGSDRSWEHRNRLLHWAGYASLGLALLIATLLWTTSYYKNQHYLQQVESRMEGVNQQASLLARSPSTDILDLLPFLNSLVALPQSDKFSLDAPPLSMRGGLYRGGQVSDAAWGFYQNALKSLLLPRVAQNITLILREDKGEDSEFSRNALRAYQMLYQPRSYDGEFLRGWIMQNLQRTLPANVTTRQLQQLDWHLSQLLDRQIQSSPFVRDNALMMRKLASHLEKAGQDSENSAVIIPAPLRVAANVH; via the coding sequence ATGCCATCTCGCCTGTTCAGCGTTGTCTTTAACCGCCTGCTATGGGGTTTTCTGGGGATCAGCGCCCTTTCCGCCTTAATCTGGATGCTCGGCCCGCGGCTGACGCTTAACGGTATCCACCTGCTGGAGCCTGACCTGAATCGTCAGGTGGCGATTGGCCTCTGCTTTTTCCTGTGGATTGTTTTCCAGCTTATTCCTCAGCTTTATCGCGCATGGTTCAATACCCGGCTGCTCACCAATCTGCAAACCGCCAGTGTCGACCATGCTGACCAGGCGATGACCGGAGAGCTGCTCGATAATCGCTTCAGCGAGGCGGCGATGATGCTGAAAAAAATCCAGTTTACCGGGCGGGAGCAGAAAAAGAGGCGGGCCAAAAGCTGGCTGCAGCGGTTTAACTCGCACTATCTCTACCAGCTGCCGTGGTACATGATTGTTGGCGCGCCGGGGGCCGGTAAAACCACCGCCCTGGTGAATTCCGGTCTTGAGTTTCCGCTTGGCGACAGCCACGGTAAAACCGCGCTGCGTGGCGTGGGTGGCACCCGTCACTGTGACTGGTGGTTTACCAATGAAGCGGTGCTGCTGGATACGGCAGGCCGCTACAGCCTGCAGGAAAGCCAGCGCGCACGCGATGCCAGCGAATGGCAGACGTTTATCACCCTGCTAAAACGTTACCGCACCCGTCAGCCGATCAACGGGGTGATCATGACCATCAGCGTAGCCGATCTGCTGAGTGACTCTGCCGAAGCCCGTATCAGGCAGGCCACCTCGCTGCGCCAGCGTATGGCTGAACTGCATCAGCAGACGGGCATCCACTTCCCGGTGTACGTGATGGTGACCAAAACCGATCTGCTGAAAGGGTTTATGAGTTATTTCGGCGCGCTGGATAAAAGTCAGCGTGACCGGATGTGGGGATTCAGCTTCCCCTGGGAAAACCACCGGCACAGTGAACTGACGGTGAATGCCCTGTTTGAACGCCAGTTCCACGAGCTGAGCCAGCGTTTGCAGGAAGATCTGGCCGGGAATATGGCCAAAGAGAACGATTTGACCCGCCGGGCCGACTGCTTCCTGTTCCCTCAGGAATTTGCCTCACTGCGTCCGCTGCTGGCGGAGTATCTGGAGATTGTCTTCTCGCCGGAAAAGGGCGAAATGCCGTGGCCAGTGCGGGGCCTGTTCTTCACCAGCGGTGCGCAGGAAGGGCTGCCGTTTGACCGCATCATGGGAGAACTGACGCGCAAGCTTCAGCTCCCTCAGGTTTCAGGCCACTCGATAGCCAGCTGGGACTCGGTCAACCGTCAGGCGCCGATCCCGGCCAATAAAGGCCAGAGCTATTTTATCCGCTCGCTGATGAGTGAGATGATTTTTGCCGAAAGCGGGCTGGCGGGCAGCGACCGCTCCTGGGAGCACCGCAACCGGCTGCTGCACTGGGCTGGCTATGCGTCTCTGGGGCTGGCCCTGCTGATCGCCACCCTGCTCTGGACCACCAGCTATTATAAAAATCAGCACTATCTGCAGCAGGTAGAGAGCCGGATGGAGGGCGTCAACCAGCAGGCCAGCCTTCTGGCCCGGAGTCCCTCCACTGATATTCTGGATCTGCTACCCTTCTTAAACAGCCTGGTGGCCTTGCCGCAGAGCGATAAGTTCTCTCTGGATGCGCCGCCACTGAGTATGCGGGGCGGATTATACCGGGGCGGTCAGGTCAGTGATGCCGCCTGGGGCTTCTATCAGAATGCGCTTAAATCCCTGCTGCTGCCGCGCGTGGCGCAAAACATTACCCTGATCCTGCGCGAGGATAAAGGGGAAGACAGCGAGTTCAGCCGTAATGCCCTGCGCGCCTATCAGATGCTTTATCAGCCGCGCAGTTATGACGGTGAGTTTTTGCGGGGATGGATAATGCAGAATCTGCAACGCACCCTGCCTGCCAACGTGACCACCCGCCAGCTTCAGCAGCTTGACTGGCACCTCAGTCAGTTGCTGGACCGGCAGATCCAGAGCTCGCCTTTTGTCCGGGACAATGCGCTGATGATGCGCAAGCTGGCATCACACCTGGAGAAAGCCGGGCAGGACTCTGAGAACAGCGCGGTGATTATTCCTGCTCCGCTCCGTGTTGCAGCTAACGTTCACTGA
- the icmH gene encoding type IVB secretion system protein IcmH/DotU yields the protein MSPDTPADTVSSVSKDNPLLTAAAPLLNAIVQIRLAVTHDDPAGLRQQLVDEIRLFETRSKQAGLPFDMIIGARYCLCSVLDEAAAQTPWGTRGVWSGNGLLVTFHNESWGGEKVFQLLSRVSQNPAQHLPLLEVIHYCLLLGYEGRYRGIEQGRIQRDALRTRLAQLINDTRTLTPRPAGPVPLAPVTQNALWRPPIPLWVCFTVTAFIACVIYSSLNWRLSNTAEPLLRAIWQIPLPKTEPIRRTTATQAMLDLHKRLEDLIAARTLDVADSQGGSKVIIAADKLFNRGSSDVTPEGRAILTRVAAAIDTLKGTIQVTVFTDNQPVRSSRFPTNYEYSLAQAHSLTLLLQQWLIQPGHLIRAEGRGDSNPLLPNDSKENRAQNRRVEILLFPAPEVKASTKPVRAP from the coding sequence ATGAGCCCGGATACCCCCGCTGACACAGTTTCTTCCGTCAGCAAGGACAACCCGTTACTGACCGCCGCGGCGCCGTTGTTGAATGCAATTGTGCAAATCCGCCTGGCAGTAACGCATGACGATCCCGCCGGCCTGCGTCAGCAACTGGTCGATGAGATCCGCCTGTTTGAAACCCGCAGCAAGCAGGCTGGCCTGCCCTTTGATATGATCATTGGTGCCCGTTACTGCCTCTGTAGCGTGCTGGATGAAGCCGCGGCACAAACGCCCTGGGGCACGCGGGGTGTCTGGTCGGGCAATGGCCTGCTGGTCACCTTTCATAATGAGAGCTGGGGCGGAGAGAAAGTTTTCCAACTTCTTTCCCGCGTGTCACAAAATCCGGCGCAGCATCTGCCTCTGCTTGAAGTGATCCACTACTGCCTGCTGCTGGGCTACGAAGGTCGCTACCGGGGCATTGAACAGGGACGGATCCAGCGTGATGCACTCCGCACGCGCCTGGCGCAGTTGATTAACGATACCCGCACCCTGACACCCCGGCCTGCCGGGCCTGTGCCGCTGGCTCCGGTGACTCAGAACGCCCTCTGGCGTCCCCCGATCCCCCTGTGGGTCTGTTTTACCGTCACCGCTTTTATTGCCTGTGTGATCTATTCCAGCCTGAACTGGCGGCTCAGTAACACCGCCGAACCTTTGCTGCGCGCTATCTGGCAGATCCCCCTGCCTAAAACTGAGCCCATCCGGCGCACGACAGCCACCCAGGCCATGCTGGATTTGCACAAGCGACTGGAAGATTTAATCGCCGCCAGAACCCTGGATGTCGCGGACAGCCAGGGCGGCAGCAAAGTGATCATTGCCGCAGACAAGTTATTTAACCGGGGCAGCAGTGATGTGACGCCGGAAGGCCGCGCCATCCTGACGCGGGTTGCAGCAGCAATCGATACCCTGAAAGGGACGATTCAGGTCACCGTCTTTACCGATAATCAGCCGGTGCGTTCATCCCGCTTCCCTACCAATTACGAATATTCGCTGGCGCAGGCGCACAGCCTGACGTTATTACTGCAACAGTGGTTGATCCAGCCCGGTCATCTGATCAGGGCAGAAGGCCGTGGTGACAGTAATCCCCTGCTGCCCAATGACAGCAAAGAGAACCGGGCGCAAAACCGCCGGGTTGAAATTTTGCTGTTCCCGGCGCCGGAAGTGAAAGCCAGCACCAAACCAGTAAGGGCTCCCTGA